Proteins encoded within one genomic window of Misgurnus anguillicaudatus chromosome 18, ASM2758022v2, whole genome shotgun sequence:
- the LOC129434836 gene encoding uncharacterized protein, protein MSKLPPITSGGGRWSNKLTTLCHGTVLALGDIRCLLGQILTNAQVKDFEQNADITTYDNDTAYTTVSTAIGRALRAQFPTPPTVYQNIKFKIKPDETGAAYYFRCAAEWEQLVEENSINNPVTRDVFRSAVMAGAPPGVKQIMENNPDIPIANNDTWERHLVYHTDRAIDKTNKDLAEVDKLKNELLKLQLEQAKQANTKKKQMPQQAQPITTTATPHAPQPNQYPNPYPYGPQDPYTGPPYMGNPWGGYQQNRGGPRGRGGPNRGGYGAFGRNACYVCGQEGHWGRNCPNIWSQPQNSGASPLNGPPAGGWGPRGGGAGRGAGDYGRGSPTQHNLPQLNLMAPMHPTWGQWGGADE, encoded by the coding sequence ATGAGTAAACTCCCACCCATCACTAGTGGAGGGGGCAGATGGTCAAATAAACTAACCACTTTATGTCATGGCACAGTACTGGCTTTGGGTGACATCAGGTGTCTGTTGGGTCAAATTTTAACCAATGCACAAGTAAAAGATTTTGAACAAAACGCTGACATAACAACATATGACAATGACACGGCATACACCACAGTGAGTACCGCAATAGGTAGAGCCTTGAGGGCGCAGTTTCCTACTCCaccaacagtatatcaaaaCATTAAGTTTAAAATCAAACCAGATGAGACAGGGGCAGCTTACTACTTTAGGTGTGCTGCAGAATGGGAACAGCTGGTTGAGGAAAACAGTATAAACAATCCAGTTACCCGTGATGTTTTTAGATCAGCAGTAATGGCAGGTGCCCCACCGGGTGTAAAACAAATCATGGAAAATAATCCAGATATCCCCATAGCCAACAATGACACATGGGAAAGACACCTAGTATACCATACAGACAGGGCCATagacaaaacaaataaagacCTTGCAGAAGTAGATAAGCTTAAGAATGAGCTGTTAAAGCTACAGCTAGAACAGGCCAAGCAAgctaacacaaaaaagaaacaaatgccACAGCAGGCCCAACCAATCACCACCACAGCTACACCGCATGCCCCACAGCCTAATCAATATCCCAATCCATACCCTTATGGCCCACAAGACCCGTATACAGGACCACCATATATGGGAAACCCATGGGGAGGTTATCAGCAAAACAGAGGAGGCCCTAGGGGAAGGGGTGGACCCAATAGGGGTGGTTATGGTGCTTTTGGTAGGAATGCATGTTATGTGTGTGGACAGGAAGGACACTGGGGACGAAATTGTCCTAACATTTGGTCACAGCCTCAAAATTCAGGTGCTAGCCCACTTAACGGACCACCTGCGGGGGGATGGGGTCCCCGAGGAGGTGGGGCCGGGCGTGGAGCCGGTGACTATGGCAGGGGGTCACCGACACAGCACAACCTACCACAACTAAATTTAATGGCGCCTATGCACCCAACATGGGGCCAATGGGGTGGTGCGGATGAATGA